GGTGGGTCTGCTGACCACGGCGAACATCTTCATCGCCGTGCTCTGGACCTGACCCGGGAGCGCCGGGCGCCGGCCCGGGCGGCGGCGAGAGCCCAGGCGGTGCACGCGAGCCAGGCGGCCACCGCGATCCACAGCAGCACCTCCCCGGCGGCGTCGAGCCAGGCGACGTCGAGCGCGGCGGCGACCGCCAGGGTGGCCGCCGCCGTCACCACCACGGCGAACACGGTCGCCCAGCGCCGCACGTCGTAGTGGTGCCGCGGCCAGAACAGCTCGGCGAGGATCAGGGCGACGCAGGCGATCAGCGCGAGCACGAGCAGCGTGACGGTCGTCGTGCGCAGGGCGCTGCTGTTCTCCTCGTTCCACAGGTACAGGCGCGAGCTGTCGGCACTGAGGAGCTTCGCCCCGGCCATCGAGGACACGGCGAGGGCGCCCGCCGCGAGCCAGTGGTCCCCGCGTCCCTCCTCCACCTGCCGGGGCTGGAAGCGGAACAGGGCGAAACAGTAGAGGGCGAGCCCGAGCCAGAACAGCACCAGGGCCGCGTGGGCGAGCCAGGCCGCCGAATCCGCCGC
The Streptomyces tuirus genome window above contains:
- a CDS encoding SLAC1 family transporter encodes the protein MSGPSLFATWWATYALATGIVSVGLDSAGYEVLSRIALGLACAAWLVAAAGLAQRWHGVWRAETPAALTLVAATAVLGTGFSAAGRQHLAEALLALAMLLWAVLLTAETQGWRGTVFLRCVATEGLAVLGATLAAADSAAWLAHAALVLFWLGLALYCFALFRFQPRQVEEGRGDHWLAAGALAVSSMAGAKLLSADSSRLYLWNEENSSALRTTTVTLLVLALIACVALILAELFWPRHHYDVRRWATVFAVVVTAAATLAVAAALDVAWLDAAGEVLLWIAVAAWLACTAWALAAARAGARRSRVRSRARR